Genomic window (Streptomyces cadmiisoli):
CGCGCGCAGCACCGCGCCCTCGACGGAATCGCCCGACAGCAGGTGCGCGACGATCGCGGCGAGCGCGCCGGCCGCGTAGTACCCGGTCGGGTGGCCGTGGGTGATCTGGGCGCAGCGCGCGGCGAGCCCGAAGGCCGACTCCGCCGATGCGCCCGTGAGTCCGAAGGGGGCCGACCGCATGACGGTGCCGCAGCCCTTGGAGCCGGAGTTGACCGGGCCGGGCGGGCCCAGCTCGGCCGACGGCAGCGGTACGTGGTCCTCGGCGAGACCGCTCAGACAGGCGTTCCCTGGGGCACGGCGGGCGTAGAGCCAGTGCTCGGTGACCAGGCCGCCGGTGGGTCCGGTGTGCGCCGGGCCCGGTCCGTGCTCCTGCTGGGTGCGCAGCCAGTCGCGGTAGGCGTCCCGCACCAGCCGGGGCGCGGCCTCGCCGAGGCCGTCGAGCCCGTCACGGCGGTGGGCGCGCACGAGACCCTCCACGGTGAACAGGGTCATCTGGGTGTCGTCGCTGACGCGTCCCACGACGTTCTGCCCGTCGGCCACCAGCCCGGTCGCACCGAGCGGCCCGTGGTCCCGGCGAATCCGGTACAGGGAGGAGAACTCCACCGGGTAGCCGAGGGCGTCGCCCAGGGCACCGCCGAGGATGCAGCCGCGCACCCGCGAGCGGTACACCGCCCCGGCCGCCAGGGACGACTTCCACGGCTCGTTCATACACAACTCCTCGACTACGGTCGTCAGCATGACCATTGTCCCGTCCGCCCGCTCCGGGCCCGCCGCCGCCCCCGGCGAGCAGAACGTCGGTCGGCTGCTGCGGGCCTGGCGGGAGCGCCGGCGGGTCAGCCAGCTGGAACTGGCGCTGCGGGCCGGCTCCTCCGCCCGGCACATCAGCTTCGTCGAGACGGGTCGTTCGCGGCCCAGCGAGGAGATGGTGCTGCGGCTGGCCGAGCACCTGGACGTGCCGGTCCGGGAACGCAACGCCCTGCTGCTGGCGGCCGGTTACGCCCCGCGCTACCCGGAGACGCCGCTCGACGACCCGGCGCTGGCGGCGGTGCGCGAGGGCGTGGAGCGGCTGATCCAGGGCTACGAACCGTATCCGGCGCTGGTGGTGGACGCGACGTACGACGTGGTGGCCGCGAACCGGGGGGTCGCGATGCTGCTGGAGGGTGTCCCGGAGTCCTTGCTGAGCCGGCCGCCGAACGCGATGCGGCTGACGCTGCACCCCGACGGCCTGGCCCCGCGCATCCGCAACTTCCGTGCCTGGCGCGGCCATCTGCTCGACCAGATGGAGCGGCAGATCGCGCTGCACCGCTCGACGCGGCTGAGGGCGCTGTACGAGGAGGTGGCCGCGTATCCGGTGCCCGAGTCGGCCGCGGACAGCGAACCCGCCGAGCCGTTCGTGCACTTCGCGCTGCCGATGCGGATCGAGCACGCCGGGCGGACGCTGTCCTTCGTCTCGTCGATCTCCACGTTCAACACACCCATGGACGTGACCGTCGCCGAGCTGGCCATCGAGACGCTGCTCCCGGCCGACCCCGCGACGGTCAAGTACCTTCACTCACTGCTGTCCTGACGAGCCTTCAGCGCCACGTGCTGGAGCAGTGCGAAACCGGCCACCGTGAGGGCCTGGAGCACCCCCCACACGGCGCCCGCCGTGCTCGGCGTGAGCCACAGGGCCAGGGCGACGAAACTGAGCACCGCCCAGGCGAGGTTGGTCTCGATCACCGCTCGCACGGGCAGCGCGGGCGGGTGCCTGCGGGCGGCGAGCAGCCCGACGGCGGCCGCGTAGGCGGCGAGGACCGCGCCGAGGACGAGCAGCAGCCCGGAGCCGACGCCGAGCAGCCGGCCGAGCGGCCCGGAGGCGGCGAGGTAGGCGAGGCCGTTCACGCCGGTCACCGCCGCGTCCAGGGCCAGGAAGCGGCGCAGCATGGTCTGCGGCTCGGTGGTGCGGGCGAGGGCGGCGAGCTGGGATGCGGACATGGCGGATCAGCCTCCGTCGAGGTCGGGGTGGAACCGGGGGCCGGTGTCCGGGCCGGAGTGCGCCGGCCCGGACCCCGGTACGACCACGATGGCGCGTACCGGCGAACCGGTCGATTACCCCGGGGGTAATGACGGCGGCCGCGCTCCGGGGCGCCGCGCACCCGGCCTCGGTGGCGGGACCGGAACATGGCAGACTGCACGGCGTACTTCCGGCCCCTGGGGGAGGCGTGGCGTGAGCGAGCGGCGTCCGGCGCCCACCGTCGGCCAGGTGGTGCTCGGCAAGCGGTTGCAGGAGCTGCGGGAGGCGGCCGGCCTCAGACGCGAGGAGG
Coding sequences:
- a CDS encoding ADP-ribosylglycohydrolase family protein, encoding MNEPWKSSLAAGAVYRSRVRGCILGGALGDALGYPVEFSSLYRIRRDHGPLGATGLVADGQNVVGRVSDDTQMTLFTVEGLVRAHRRDGLDGLGEAAPRLVRDAYRDWLRTQQEHGPGPAHTGPTGGLVTEHWLYARRAPGNACLSGLAEDHVPLPSAELGPPGPVNSGSKGCGTVMRSAPFGLTGASAESAFGLAARCAQITHGHPTGYYAAGALAAIVAHLLSGDSVEGAVLRALRLLGRHPGHEETTAALEAALDLAAQGDPTAEKVEKLGAGWVAEEALAIGVYCALARLRVADALLLSVNHSGDSDSTGSLCGNILGARYGDVALPHEWVAQVEKRDRIAALADDLAAECAPSDPGDPV
- a CDS encoding helix-turn-helix domain-containing protein: MTIVPSARSGPAAAPGEQNVGRLLRAWRERRRVSQLELALRAGSSARHISFVETGRSRPSEEMVLRLAEHLDVPVRERNALLLAAGYAPRYPETPLDDPALAAVREGVERLIQGYEPYPALVVDATYDVVAANRGVAMLLEGVPESLLSRPPNAMRLTLHPDGLAPRIRNFRAWRGHLLDQMERQIALHRSTRLRALYEEVAAYPVPESAADSEPAEPFVHFALPMRIEHAGRTLSFVSSISTFNTPMDVTVAELAIETLLPADPATVKYLHSLLS